A genomic window from Archocentrus centrarchus isolate MPI-CPG fArcCen1 chromosome 2, fArcCen1, whole genome shotgun sequence includes:
- the fam171b gene encoding protein FAM171B, whose protein sequence is MPAAERHQPPPPPLLLFLPSLLLISCLDGAARAAAEEGGGLPGDNGLTAAVGDPAGTDTWGRSATVSALEAEPQFALKVLVRDLVTRQPLSGASVDVYVNHTLRSSARTGEAGEVLLWVAYSPGLSLTLLGSVGGYVPSLLPWSTNRRPIFSAVTLLLLPHSQGNIWLFEDSVLITGKVPDRSAQPTVKFPKNILSISDKSNISSVMAYLTVPHPHLAKDCANCTPGIINNKSVFKSIDLKAVAAVSILLLSGGEELQVRGPIQISLPLGHNTHLRASDTVPAWAFNQKTGVWENHGLGIVKTVGNELVWTYTASHLGYWIAAPLPSSRDYLGHGSSLDFLSYHTYMLVGILGGTLAIMIGFLSLLLCHCGGSHREPRRRRARFSKLTVVKKDQTTSTHMEEGLLFRSGDNSLATCSVQCEPSSTPRHKANYNIYVEDPGTRPAAPLYENIASDRMKGPQPPPHYINSEEVARIREKSEQNRANINCDTFFQDKLVHIYNQPVAIIPAPELFSAQEQQLPGCKSATFPRNGIEYDAHSEPASKDSYTQTLPKVPHHHSQGGSSPQQSSQDDPQPLETPPQGQGPNSSVWGRYSNLLESSVSVPGTLNEAAGMEGFSSGHGVPSELQGISERTLLELTRGKSSSSHPRAWFVSLDGKPAAQVRHSIIELQSHHRPPSSNDTSLDSGVDMNEPQQNIRETERDRPSIRASSLPHHNRGGRYGEEQDLSSSESGTTATCTPEDPSLRNILDGSSGAIPNIPEERDGMDTSSAQEDSESRGTPPPRRLRKVREKVKTEKRSAKHIREGRPLTKRN, encoded by the exons ATGCCCGCCGCTGAACGCCACcagccgccgccgccgccgctgctcCTCTTTCTGCCGTCGCTGCTTTTGATTTCCTGCTTGGATGGGGCGGCGAGAGCAGCAGCGGAGGAGGGCGGCGGCCTGCCCGGGGACAATGGCCTCACAGCCGCGGTCGGAGACCCGGCTGGTACCGACACCTGGGGGCGGTCGGCCACCGTCTCGGCTCTGGAAGCAG AGCCCCAGTTTGCCCTGAAGGTCCTGGTAAGAGATCTGGTGACCCGTCAGCCCCTGTCGGGGGCTTCGGTGGACGTTTACGTGAACCACACCTTGAGGAGTTCTGCCCGGACTGGTGAGGCCGGGGAGGTTCTGCTGTGGGTGGCGTACAGCCCCGGACTCAGTTTGACCCTGCTGGGCAGCGTGGGAGGTTATGTGCCCAGCCTGCTGCCCTGGAGCACCAACAGGAGACCGA ttttctctgctgtcacattgctgctgctccctcacAGTCAGGGGAACATCTGGCTGTTTGAAGACTCTGTGCTCATCACCGGGAAGGTACCTG ACCGCTCAGCCCAGCCCACAGTGAAGTTCCCCAAGAACATCCTCTCGATCTCTGATAAAAGCAACATCTCTTCGGTGATGGCGTACCTCACTGTACCACATCCCCACCTAGCAAAGGATTGCGCCAACTGCACTCCGGGCATCATCAACAACAAATCAG TGTTCAAAAGTATTGATCTGAAGGCGGTGGCAGCTGTCAGcatcctgctgctctctggTGGTGAGGAGCTCCAGGTTCGAGGACCCATCCAGATCAGTTTGCCGCTGGGCCACAACACACACCTCAGGGCCTCTGATACTGTGCCAGCCTGGGCCTTCAACCAGAAGACAG GTGTCTGGGAGAATCATGGGCTGGGAATAGTTAAAACTGTTGGCAACGAGCTGGTTTGGACTTACACCGCTTCCCATCTGGGCTACTGGATCGCTGCGCCTCTGCCTTCATCAAGAG ATTATCTGGGACATGGAAGCTCTTTGGATTTCTTATCTTACCATACCTACATGTTGGTGGGAATACTGGGAGGAACTCTGGCCATAATGATTGGATTTCTGTCCTTGCTGCTGTGTCACTGCGG GGGTTCTCATCGAGAgcccaggaggaggagagcacgGTTTTCCAAACTCACAGTGGTGAAAAAAGACCAAACCACCTCCACCCACATGGAAGAGGGCTTGTTGTTCCGATCTGGCGACAACAGCCTCGCCACCTGCAGCGTCCAGTGTGAACCATCATCCACACCGAGGCACAAAGCTAACTACAACATCTACGTGGAGGATCCAGGGACTCGCCCCGCCGCTCCTCTTTATGAGAACATCGCTTCAGATCGGATGAAGGGTCCACAGCCGCCGCCTCACTACATCAACAGTGAAGAGGTGGCTCGGATAAGAGAGAAGTCGGAGCAGAACCGGGCCAACATCAACTGTGACACCTTCTTTCAAGATAAGCTGGTTCATATCTACAACCAGCCAGTGGCTATTATTCCTGCTCCAGAGCTCTTCAGTGCTCAGGAGCAACAGCTGCCAGGCTGCAAGTCTGCCACCTTCCCCCGCAATGGAATTGAGTATGATGCTCACTCAGAGCCTGCAAGTAAAGACAGCTACACCCAGACACTACCCAAAGTCCCTCACCACCACTCCCAAGGTGGAAGCAGCCCACAGCAGAGCAGCCAAGATGATCCTCAGCCTCTGGAGACTCCCCCTCAGGGGCAAGGTCCTAACAGCAGTGTGTGGGGACGCTACAGTAACCTTCTTGAATCCTCCGTCTCCGTACCTGGGACTCTCAATGAGGCAGCTGGTATGGAGGGCTTCAGTAGCGGGCACGGTGTACCCAGCGAGCTGCAGGGGATTTCAGAGCGTACCTTGCTGGAGCTGACCCGTGGCAAGTCCTCATCATCTCACCCCAGAGCCTGGTTTGTCTCCTTAGATGGGAAGCCAGCCGCCCAGGTTCGCCACTCCATCATTGAGCTCCAGAGCCACCACCGGCCGCCGAGCAGCAACGACACCAGCCTGGACTCAGGGGTGGACATGAACGAGCCTCAACAGAACATCCGCGAGACGGAGCGCGACCGGCCTTCAATCAGGGCCTCTTCCCTGCCGCACCACAACCGAGGGGGGCGGTATGGTGAAGAGCAGGACCTGAGCAGCAGCGAGAGTGGCACCACTGCTACCTGTACGCCAGAGGACCCCTCCCTGAGGAACATTCTAGATGGGAGCAGTGGGGCTATTCCCAATATTCCTGAAGAGCGTGACGGGATGGATACTTCCAGCGCTCAGGAGGACAGTGAGTCGAGAGGTACACCACCTCCACGGCGCCTGAGGAAGGTGAGGGAGAAGGTGAAGACGGAAAAGAGGAGTGCCAAGCACATCCGGGAGGGCAGACCTCTGACTAAGAGAAACTAA